Proteins co-encoded in one Malus domestica chromosome 09, GDT2T_hap1 genomic window:
- the LOC103441448 gene encoding probable UDP-arabinose 4-epimerase 2 isoform X1: MFVYIFHQFSKTQRPLSLSLSPSEYSWRLLFPFHSYNFGDTSLSHTCSIYINIDTFHLIFLLLIQKRLETFYIPKSSFRPAGFCISEVTSLTFLCGSRDSSVAGMDIADSKRRSKFSGKIFAAAGLITLCIVLFKQSHDSSSPNKFSYHEAGITHVLVTGGAGYIGSHAVLRLLKDSYRVTIVDNLSRGNIGAVRVLQQLFPQPGRLQFIYADLGDAKAVNKIFSENAFDAVMHFAAVAYVGESTLEPLRYYHNITSNTLLVLEAMAAHNVKTLIYSSTCATYGEPEKMPITEETEQVPINPYGKAKKMAEDIILDFSKNSNMAVMILRYFNVIGSDPEGRLGEAPRPELREQGRISGACFDAARGIIPGLKVRGTDYETADGTCVRDYIDVTDLVDAHVKALANAQPGKVGIYNVGTGKGSSVKEFVEACKKATGVDIKVDYLDRRPGDYAKVYSDPSKVRQELNWTAHYTLQESLQIAWRWQKSHLNGYGP, encoded by the exons ATGTTTGTATACATTTTCCATCAGTTTAGCAAAACACAaagacctctctctctctctctctccccctccgaATATTCATGGCGGTTGCTATTTCCTTTTCACTCATATAACTTTGGTGACACTTCTTTGTCTCACACTTGctcaatatatataaatatagataCATTCCACCTAATCTTCCTCCTCCTTATACAAAAACGACTAGAGACGTTTTATATTCCCAAGTCCTCGTTTCGACCGGCCGGTTTCTGCATTTCTGAGGTCACCAGTTTAACGTTTCTGTGTGGCAGCCGAGACTCCTCAG TTGCAGGCATGGATATTGCAGACTCGAAACGAAGGAGCAAATTCTCCGGCAAGATTTTCGCAGCTGCCGGCCTAATCACCCTCTGCATTGTCTTGTTCAAGCAGTCACATGATTCTAGCAGTCCCAACAAG TTCTCTTATCATGAAGCAGGGATCACGCATGTCTTGGTCACAGGAGGTGCTGGTTACATAGGCTCTCATGCTGTGCTTAGGCTTTTGAAGGACTCATACCGTGTAACGATAGTG GACAATCTTTCTCGAGGAAACATCGGTGCTGTTAGGGTTCTTCAACAGTTGTTTCCACAACCCGGGAGGCTGCAATTCATATACGCTGACCTCGGAGATGCAAAAGCC GTCAATAAGATCTTCTCAGAGAATGCATTTGATGCTGTCATGCATTTTGCAGCTGTTGCTTATGTTGGTGAAAGTACACTCGAGCCTCTTCG ATATTATCACAATATCACATCAAATACACTGTTGGTTTTGGAGGCAATGGCAGCACACAATGTAAAAACATTGATCTATTCCAGTACTTGTGCCACTTATGGTGAACCTGAGAAGATGCCGATCACAGAAGAAACCGAGCAA GTCCCAATCAATCCATATGGAAAAGCAAAGAAGATGGCAGAAGATATCATTCTAGATTTCTCCAAAAACTCAAACATGGCCGTCATGATCTTACG ATATTTTAATGTGATAGGATCAGACCCTGAGGGAAGACTAGGAGAGGCTCCTCGACCTGAGCTACGTGAGCAGGGACGAATCTCTGGTGCCTGTTTTGATGCCGCTCGAGGGATTATTCCTGGACTGAAG GTCAGAGGAACAGACTATGAAACAGCTGATGGCACTTGTGTGAGGGACTATATAGATGTCACTGACCTGGTTGATGCTCATGTAAAAGCTCTCGCCAACGCACAACCTGGGAAGGTTGGGATCTACAATGTCGGCACTGGAAAAG GTAGTTCAGTGAAGGAATTTGTTGAGGCATGCAAGAAGGCGACAGGGGTGGACATAAAGGTTGATTACCTCGACAGAAGGCCAGGGGACTATGCTAAAGTTTATAGTGATCCTTCCAAGGTAAGGCAAGAGCTGAATTGGACAGCCCACTACACACTTCAAGAGAGCCTGCAGATTGCATGGAGATGGCAAAAATCGCATTTGAATGGCTATGGTCCTTAG
- the LOC103441446 gene encoding uncharacterized protein isoform X1 has translation MHPVAAGGGVEDEDDERRRQSKLEEALEIKSLRRIISAYLNYPEASEEDVRRYERSFRMLPPAHKALLSHYPLKFQRLRRCISVNSYFIFNMLQAFEPPLDLSQDIDACDGPHLENVPNNHNVSGVNNVCSSQSTSASERLHISNSDQVCYEEGSNTVHSSPIVTAKKEVDNNGHRESITDGHTSGVEYIRETHNCCGNDSNGDVSSPSRTWLDPSLQLHVPLVDVDKVRCIVRNIVRDWAAEGQKERDQCYKPILEELDALFADRSKKSPPACLVPGAGLGRLALEISCLGFISQGNEFSYYMMICSNFILNHCQTAGEWTIYPWIHSNCNSLSESDQLRPVTVPDIHPASAGITEGFSMCGGDFVEVYNDPNQVGVWDAVVTCFFIDTAHNIIEYIEIISRILKDGGVWINLGPLLYHFADVYGQDEMSVELSLEDVRRVALHYGFHFEKESSIETTYTTNPRSMMQNRYSAAFWTMRKRSATMEHQPPLTN, from the exons TTACCCGGAGGCGTCAGAAGAGGACGTGAGACGATATGAAAGATCTTTCAGAATGCTTCCACCTGCCCATAAG GCTCTGTTATCCCACTACCCGTTAAAGTTTCAAAGACTAAGACG GTGCATCTCTGTAAattcatatttcatttttaaCATGCTTCAG GCATTTGAACCCCCACTTGATTTGAGCCAGGACATAGATGCCTGTGATGGCCCCCATCTTGAAAACGTCCCAAATAATCACAATGTTTCTGGAGTAAATAATGTTTGCTCTTCTCAGTCTACCTCCGCCAGCGAAAGATTGCATATTTCCAATTCAGATCAGGTCTGTTATGAGGAAGGGAGCAACACAGTCCACAGTTCACCAATAGTGACTGCTAAAAAG GAGGTAGACAATAACGGTCATCGTGAGTCCATTACCGATGGACACACTTCAGGTGTGGAATATATTAGAGAGACACATAACTGTTGTGGGAATGATTCCAATGGAGAT GTATCCTCACCCTCTCGGACATGGTTGGATCCATCGTTACAGTTACATGTTCCGTTAGTTGATGTTGATAAG GTCCGTTGTATAGTACGGAACATAGTTAGAGACTGGGCGGCAGAG GGACAGAAAGAACGTGATCAGTGCTACAAGCCTATATTAGAGGAACTTGATGCACTATTTGCTGATCGCTCTAAGAAAAG TCCTCCTGCCTGTTTGGTTCCTGGTGCTGGACTTGGGCGGCTGGCTTTGGAAATCTCGTGTTTAG GTTTCATAAGCCAGGGAAATGAATTTTCATACTACATGATGATATGTTCAAATTTTATTCTTAATCA TTGTCAAACTGCTGGGGAGTGGACAATATATCCTTGGATCCACAGCAATTGCAATTCACTTTCAGAGAGTGACCAACTTCGCCCCGTTACAGTACCAGATATTCATCCGGCTAG TGCAGGGATTACTGAAGGCTTTTCTATGTGTGGTGGCGACTTTGTTGAGGTTTACAACGATCCAAACCAAGTAG GTGTCTGGGATGCGGTTGTGACCTGCTTCTTTATTGATACGGCACACAACATTATTGAATACATAGAAATCATATCAAGAATCCTGAAGGATGGTGGA GTTTGGATAAATTTGGGTCCCCTACTATACCACTTTGCTGATGTCTATGGGCAAGAT GAAATGTCTGTTGAACTGAGTTTGGAGGATGTGAGGAGGGTTGCCTTGCACTACGGATTTCATTTTGAG AAAGAAAGCAGCATTGAGACAACCTACACTACAAATCCTAGGTCAATGATGCAG AACCGATACTCCGCCGCATTTtggacaatgagaaagagatcAGCAACAATGGAGCACCAACCTCCTTTAACTAACTGA
- the LOC103441446 gene encoding uncharacterized protein isoform X2 has protein sequence MHPVAAGGGVEDEDDERRRQSKLEEALEIKSLRRIISAYLNYPEASEEDVRRYERSFRMLPPAHKALLSHYPLKFQRLRRCISVNSYFIFNMLQAFEPPLDLSQDIDACDGPHLENVPNNHNVSGVNNVCSSQSTSASERLHISNSDQVCYEEGSNTVHSSPIVTAKKVSSPSRTWLDPSLQLHVPLVDVDKVRCIVRNIVRDWAAEGQKERDQCYKPILEELDALFADRSKKSPPACLVPGAGLGRLALEISCLGFISQGNEFSYYMMICSNFILNHCQTAGEWTIYPWIHSNCNSLSESDQLRPVTVPDIHPASAGITEGFSMCGGDFVEVYNDPNQVGVWDAVVTCFFIDTAHNIIEYIEIISRILKDGGVWINLGPLLYHFADVYGQDEMSVELSLEDVRRVALHYGFHFEKESSIETTYTTNPRSMMQNRYSAAFWTMRKRSATMEHQPPLTN, from the exons TTACCCGGAGGCGTCAGAAGAGGACGTGAGACGATATGAAAGATCTTTCAGAATGCTTCCACCTGCCCATAAG GCTCTGTTATCCCACTACCCGTTAAAGTTTCAAAGACTAAGACG GTGCATCTCTGTAAattcatatttcatttttaaCATGCTTCAG GCATTTGAACCCCCACTTGATTTGAGCCAGGACATAGATGCCTGTGATGGCCCCCATCTTGAAAACGTCCCAAATAATCACAATGTTTCTGGAGTAAATAATGTTTGCTCTTCTCAGTCTACCTCCGCCAGCGAAAGATTGCATATTTCCAATTCAGATCAGGTCTGTTATGAGGAAGGGAGCAACACAGTCCACAGTTCACCAATAGTGACTGCTAAAAAG GTATCCTCACCCTCTCGGACATGGTTGGATCCATCGTTACAGTTACATGTTCCGTTAGTTGATGTTGATAAG GTCCGTTGTATAGTACGGAACATAGTTAGAGACTGGGCGGCAGAG GGACAGAAAGAACGTGATCAGTGCTACAAGCCTATATTAGAGGAACTTGATGCACTATTTGCTGATCGCTCTAAGAAAAG TCCTCCTGCCTGTTTGGTTCCTGGTGCTGGACTTGGGCGGCTGGCTTTGGAAATCTCGTGTTTAG GTTTCATAAGCCAGGGAAATGAATTTTCATACTACATGATGATATGTTCAAATTTTATTCTTAATCA TTGTCAAACTGCTGGGGAGTGGACAATATATCCTTGGATCCACAGCAATTGCAATTCACTTTCAGAGAGTGACCAACTTCGCCCCGTTACAGTACCAGATATTCATCCGGCTAG TGCAGGGATTACTGAAGGCTTTTCTATGTGTGGTGGCGACTTTGTTGAGGTTTACAACGATCCAAACCAAGTAG GTGTCTGGGATGCGGTTGTGACCTGCTTCTTTATTGATACGGCACACAACATTATTGAATACATAGAAATCATATCAAGAATCCTGAAGGATGGTGGA GTTTGGATAAATTTGGGTCCCCTACTATACCACTTTGCTGATGTCTATGGGCAAGAT GAAATGTCTGTTGAACTGAGTTTGGAGGATGTGAGGAGGGTTGCCTTGCACTACGGATTTCATTTTGAG AAAGAAAGCAGCATTGAGACAACCTACACTACAAATCCTAGGTCAATGATGCAG AACCGATACTCCGCCGCATTTtggacaatgagaaagagatcAGCAACAATGGAGCACCAACCTCCTTTAACTAACTGA
- the LOC103441458 gene encoding pentatricopeptide repeat-containing protein At4g02750-like, giving the protein MRLRSIGEKGTQVFNQNLKITRLGKSGRIDQAIKVFSQMPQRNTVTYNSMISAYAKNGRIGNARQLFDKMPHRNLVSWNTMISGYLHNDRVEEAYRIFVDMPERDLYSWTLMITCFTRGGELERARELFDLLPDKGDAACWNAMIAGYVKKGQFDDAKRLFDEMPEKNLVSWNSMLAGYTKNGEMQLGVNFFEEMPERNVVSWNLMLDGFFEVGDLDSAWKFFKKIPDPNVVSWVTMLCGFAQNGEIAKAEDLFEQMPSRNVVSWNAMLGAYVRDHQIDKAVQLFGDMPERDSVSWTTMINGYVRVGKLDEARQLLNQMPYKNIAAQTAMMSGYLQNGRMDEASEIFNPISIRDVVCWNTMIAGYAQCGKMVEALSLFRKMINKDIVSWNTMITGYAQIGQMEKALEIFESMGERSIVSWNSLVTGYVQNGLYLDALRTIVKMGQEGKRPDESTFACGLSACANLAALQVGKQLHHLVVKCGYVNDLFVSNSLITMYAKCGRVVDANLVFEDIKRGDIVSWNSLISGYALNGDGEEAVKLFKNMLIEGVNPDQVTFVGVLSACSHSGLVECGLEIFKSMTEVYLIEPLAEHYACMVDLLGRAGRLEEAFEMVRNMKIMTTAKIWGALLGACRIHRNLQLGKYASEKLLELEPDKASNYVLLSNMHAEASRWDEVERVRVLMKESSTEKQPGCSWIEIRNHVHAFLFDDLAQPRTAELSSVLKSLTTEMRNTSYISTPYD; this is encoded by the coding sequence ATGAGGCTGAGATCAATAGGTGAAAAGGGGACCCAAGTCTTCAACCAAAACCTGAAAATTACCCGGTTGGGGAAGTCGGGTCGTATCGACCAAGCGATTAAGGTTTTCTCACAAATGCCTCAAAGGAACACTGTAACATACAATTCCATGATCTCTGCCTATGCTAAGAATGGTAGAATTGGTAATGCACGCCAACTGTTCGATAAAATGCCGCACAGAAACTTGGTTTCTTGGAACACTATGATTTCCGGGTACCTGCACAATGACAGGGTTGAAGAAGCGTATAGGATTTTTGTTGACATGCCGGAGAGAGACCTTTACTCTTGGACTTTGATGATAACTTGCTTTACTCGTGGCGGTGAGCTCGAGAGAGCCAGAGAGCTGTTCGATTTGCTTCCGGATAAGGGGGATGCTGCTTGTTGGAATGCAATGATTGCAGGGTATGTGAAGAAGGGGCAGTTTGATGATGCTAAGAgattgtttgatgaaatgccggaaaaaaatttagtttcgTGGAATTCAATGCTTGCTGGGTATACGAAGAATGGGGAGATGCAGTTGGGAGTAAACTTTTTTGAGGAGATGCCTGAGAGGAATGTGGTTTCGTGGAATTTGATGTTGGATGGATTTTTTGAGGTTGGTGACTTGGATTCTGCTTGGAAGTTCTTTAAGAAGATTCCGGACCCGAATGTGGTTTCTTGGGTCACGATGTTATGTGGGTTTGCGCAAAATGGGGAGATCGCAAAGGCAGAGGATCTCTTTGAGCAGATGCCAAGTAGAAATGTGGTTTCTTGGAATGCAATGCTTGGAGCCTATGTTCGAGACCACCAAATTGACAAGGCTGTTCAATTATTCGGGGATATGCCTGAGAGGGATTCTGTATCGTGGACAACAATGATCAATGGGTATGTTCGTGTTGGTAAGCTTGACGAAGCAAGGCAATTGCTCAACCAGATGCCATACAAGAATATTGCTGCACAAACAGCAATGATGTCTGGATACTTgcaaaatggaaggatggatgAAGCAAGTGAGATCTTCAATCCCATTTCCATCCGGGACGTTGTTTGTTGGAACACAATGATTGCAGGCTATGCTCAGTGTGGGAAAATGGTTGAAGCTCTGTCTCTTTTTAGAAAAATGATTAACAAGGACATTGTTTCTTGGAATACTATGATTACTGGTTATGCTCAAATAGGGCAGATGGAAAAAGCACTTGAAATCTTTGAGTCGATGGGTGAGAGGAGCATAGTTTCGTGGAATTCTCTGGTTACAGGTTACGTGCAAAACGGGTTATATCTGGATGCACTACGGACGATCGTGAAGATGGGACAGGAAGGAAAGAGGCCTGATGAGTCGACTTTTGCTTGTGGTCTAAGCGCGTGCGCCAATCTTGCGGCTTTACAAGTTGGAAAGCAACTTCACCATTTGGTTGTGAAGTGTGGTTATGTAAATGACTTGTTCGTCAGCAATTCCCTGATTACCATGTATGCTAAATGCGGGAGAGTTGTGGATGCTAATCTTGTGTTCGAAGATATCAAGCGCGGTGATATTGTTTCTTGGAATTCTTTGATATCTGGGTATGCTTTAAACGGAGATGGTGAAGAGGCAGTAAAGCTCTTCAAAAATATGTTAATAGAAGGGGTGAATCCTGATCAGGTGACCTTTGTTGGGGTGTTATCGGCATGCAGCCACAGTGGGTTGGTTGAGTGCGGTTTAGAAATTTTTAAGAGCATGACTGAAGTTTACCTTATTGAACCTCTCGCCGAACACTATGCTTGCATGGTTGACCTGCTCGGTCGTGCAGGGAGGCTAGAGGAAGCCTTTGAAATGGTGAGGAATATGAAGATCATGACAACTGCTAAAATATGGGGTGCATTACTTGGAGCTTGCAGGATACACCGGAATCTACAACTTGGAAAGTATGCTTCTGAGAAGCTTTTAGAACTTGAACCTGATAAAGCTTCAAATTATGTGCTCTTGTCCAACATGCATGCTGAGGCCAGCAGATGGGACGAGGTTGAAAGAGTCAGGGTGTTAATGAAAGAAAGTAGCACGGAGAAGCAGCCAGGCTGCAGTTGGATTGAAATCAGAAATCACGTACATGCTTTTCTCTTTGATGATCTGGCGCAGCCTAGAACAGCAGAGCTTTCAAGCGTATTGAAGAGCCTAACCACAGAGATGAGAAACACAAGTTACATATCGACACCTTATGATTGA
- the LOC103441447 gene encoding protein PAT1 homolog 1 → MERSNGTDFRDLLESSSSENKLFDASQYEFFGQNVVDEVELGGLDHEEGRKPLFGPADNEYHLFEKDEALGMGSLSDIDDLASTFAKLNKVVTGPRHPGVIGDRGSGSFSRESSSATDWAQDGDFNNWLDQHMFDTEFSQEGKRWSSQPQPSSARFSESKQPKPLYRTSSYPDQQPVQHHFSSEPVVPPKSAFTSFPPPGNKSPQGSPHQLNLSALAGGSQLPFSAPNLSPLSNSNLHMAGLPHGLHYGGNMPQFANPSLPFNSRSQSHWVTHAGVLHGDHSSLRNNMLQQQLPHQNGLLSPQLLSAQQQLQQQRLHHSVQPSLAHFAAMQSQFYGTHPSSSHKSMHGLSDTSNHRPKRGKHRFSQGSDTGSQKSESGWIQFRSKHMTSEEIESILKMQHAATHSNDPYIDDYYHQASLSKKAAGSRSKHPFCPSHLREFSSRGRNSTDQHTHSSVDALGRIPLASIRRPRPLLEVDPPPGSGDGEQVSEKPLEQEPMLAARIAVEDGLCLLLDVDDIDRLLQHGQPQDGGVQLRRRRQILLEGLAASLQLVDPLGKGSHSAGLAPKDDIVFLRLVSLPKGRKLLSKFIQLLFPGSELARIVCMTVFRHLRFLYGGLPSDPGAAETTSNLAKRVSTCVNGMDLRALSACLVAVVCSSEQPPLRPLGSPAGDGATIILKSVLERATVLLSDPHAAGSCSISNRALWQASFDEFFGLLTKYCLSKYETIVQSIFTQSQQSTEAIGSEATKAIHREMPVELLRASLPHTDERQRKLLSDFAHRSMPISGLNGHGGNGGQMNSESVRG, encoded by the exons ATGGAGAGATCTAATGGCACAGATTTCAGGGACTTGCTTGAGAGTTCCTCGTCGG AGAATAAACTCTTTGATGCATCACAATATGAATTTTTCGGTCAAAATGTGGTGGACGAAGTTGAGTTGGGGGGTTTGGACCACGAGGAAGGCAGAAAACCTTTGTTCGGGCCTGCTGATAATGAGTACCATTTATTTGAGAAGGATGAG GCTCTTGGTATGGGATCTTTATCTGACATAGATGACCTGGCAAGCACTTTTGCAAAG TTAAACAAAGTTGTAACAGGACCAAGACATCCAGGTGTTATTggagacagaggttcagggtctTTTTCACGAGAAA GTTCATCAGCTACTGATTGGGCCCAAGACGGAGATTTCAATAACTGGTTAGATCAGCATATGTTTGATACAGAATTTTCCCAGGAAGGAAAGAGGTGGTCGTCACAGCCGCAACCTTCTTCTGCTCGATTTTCAGAATCAAAACAGCCAAAACCTTTGTACAGAACATCGTCTTACCCAGACCAGCAGCCAGTCCAGCATCACTTCTCCAGTGAACCAGTTGTACCGCCCAAGTCAGCATTCACATCATTCCCTCCTCCTGGAAACAAGTCCCCGCAGGGCTCACCACATCAGCTGAATCTTTCTGCTCTTGCGGGTGGTTCCCAGTTACCTTTTTCTGCACCAAACCTTTCTCCTTTATCTAACTCTAATCTTCATATGGCCGGTTTACCTCATGGGTTGCATTATGGAGGGAACATGCCTCAGTTTGCCAACCCTAGCCTTCCTTTCAATAGCAGGTCACAGAGTCATTGGGTTACTCATGCTGGAGTATTGCACGGCGATCATTCCAGCCTCAGAAACAATATGTTGCAGCAACAGCTCCCTCATCAAAATGGACTTCTTTCCCCACAATTATTGTCAGCACAGCAGCAGCTACAACAGCAGAGATTGCACCATTCGGTTCAGCCATCTTTGGCCCATTTTGCTGCAATGCAGTCTCAATTTTATGGTACTCACCCTTCTTCATCCCATAAGTCAATGCATGGGTTGTCGGACACAAGTAATCATAGACCGAAAAGAGGAAAACATCGTTTTTCTCAAGGCTCTGATACTGGTAGTCAGAAAAGTGAGAGTGGGTGGATCCAGTTCAGGTCTAAGCACATGACATCTGAAGAGATAGAGAGTATTCTTAAAATGCAGCATGCCGCAACACACAGCAATGACCCCTATATTGATGATTATTACCACCAGGCAAGTCTTTCCAAAAAAGCAGCTGGCTCGCGGTCAAAACATCCTTTTTGCCCATCTCATCTTAGAGAGTTCTCTTCCCGCGGCCGTAATAGTACTGATCAGCATACTCATAGTTCTGTCGACGCTCTTGGGAGAATTCCCCTTGCTTCCATACGTAGGCCTCGCCCCCTCCTTGAAGTTGACCCTCCCCCTGGTTCTGGTGATGGCGAGCAGGTCTCTGAGAAGCCTCTGGAGCAGGAACCAATGCTTGCTGCTAGAATTGCCGTTGAGGATGGCCTTTGTCTCCTTCTTGATGTTGATGATATTGATCGACTGCTACAGCATGGTCAGCCCCAAGATGGTGGGGTTCAACTCAGGCGAAGGCGGCAAATACTGCTGGAGGGTTTGGCTGCATCACTTCAGCTTGTTGACCCACTTGGTAAAGGCAGCCACTCAGCGGGGCTGGCTCCAAAGGATGACATTGTGTTCCTACGTTTAGTTTCTCTTCCTAAGGGGCGAAAGCTCCTTTCTAAGTTTATTCAGCTTCTCTTCCCTGGTAGCGAGCTTGCCCGTATTGTGTGTATGACAGTATTCCGTCATTTAAGGTTTTTGTACGGTGGCCTACCCTCTGATCCTGGAGCTGCTGAGACAACTAGTAATCTTGCAAAGAGAGTTTCTACATGTGTAAATGGTATGGATCTTCGTGCGTTAAGTGCTTGTCTTGTTGCAGTAGTTTGTTCATCAGAGCAGCCGCCGCTCCGACCCCTTGGAAGCCCTGCTGGAGATGGGGCCACTATTATCCTAAAATCTGTTCTTGAAAGGGCAACTGTACTCTTAAGCGACCCTCACGCTGCTGGGAGCTGTAGCATTTCTAACCGTGCCCTTTGGCAGGCATCCTTTGATGAATTTTTCGGTCTTCTCACTAAGTATTGCCTGAGTAAGTATGAAACAATAGTACAATCAATATTTACGCAGAGTCAGCAAAGCACAGAAGCTATTGGTTCAGAGGCCACCAAGGCGATACATCGTGAAATGCCTGTGGAGCTTCTGCGTGCTAGTCTTCCTCACACAGATGAGCGTCAACGGAAGCTTTTGTCTGATTTTGCTCATCGATCAATGCCCATTTCTGGTCTTAATGGCCATGGCGGGAACGGAGGTCAAATGAACTCTGAATCTGTGAGGGGATAG
- the LOC103441448 gene encoding UDP-arabinose 4-epimerase 1-like isoform X2: MDIADSKRRSKFSGKIFAAAGLITLCIVLFKQSHDSSSPNKFSYHEAGITHVLVTGGAGYIGSHAVLRLLKDSYRVTIVDNLSRGNIGAVRVLQQLFPQPGRLQFIYADLGDAKAVNKIFSENAFDAVMHFAAVAYVGESTLEPLRYYHNITSNTLLVLEAMAAHNVKTLIYSSTCATYGEPEKMPITEETEQVPINPYGKAKKMAEDIILDFSKNSNMAVMILRYFNVIGSDPEGRLGEAPRPELREQGRISGACFDAARGIIPGLKVRGTDYETADGTCVRDYIDVTDLVDAHVKALANAQPGKVGIYNVGTGKGSSVKEFVEACKKATGVDIKVDYLDRRPGDYAKVYSDPSKVRQELNWTAHYTLQESLQIAWRWQKSHLNGYGP, from the exons ATGGATATTGCAGACTCGAAACGAAGGAGCAAATTCTCCGGCAAGATTTTCGCAGCTGCCGGCCTAATCACCCTCTGCATTGTCTTGTTCAAGCAGTCACATGATTCTAGCAGTCCCAACAAG TTCTCTTATCATGAAGCAGGGATCACGCATGTCTTGGTCACAGGAGGTGCTGGTTACATAGGCTCTCATGCTGTGCTTAGGCTTTTGAAGGACTCATACCGTGTAACGATAGTG GACAATCTTTCTCGAGGAAACATCGGTGCTGTTAGGGTTCTTCAACAGTTGTTTCCACAACCCGGGAGGCTGCAATTCATATACGCTGACCTCGGAGATGCAAAAGCC GTCAATAAGATCTTCTCAGAGAATGCATTTGATGCTGTCATGCATTTTGCAGCTGTTGCTTATGTTGGTGAAAGTACACTCGAGCCTCTTCG ATATTATCACAATATCACATCAAATACACTGTTGGTTTTGGAGGCAATGGCAGCACACAATGTAAAAACATTGATCTATTCCAGTACTTGTGCCACTTATGGTGAACCTGAGAAGATGCCGATCACAGAAGAAACCGAGCAA GTCCCAATCAATCCATATGGAAAAGCAAAGAAGATGGCAGAAGATATCATTCTAGATTTCTCCAAAAACTCAAACATGGCCGTCATGATCTTACG ATATTTTAATGTGATAGGATCAGACCCTGAGGGAAGACTAGGAGAGGCTCCTCGACCTGAGCTACGTGAGCAGGGACGAATCTCTGGTGCCTGTTTTGATGCCGCTCGAGGGATTATTCCTGGACTGAAG GTCAGAGGAACAGACTATGAAACAGCTGATGGCACTTGTGTGAGGGACTATATAGATGTCACTGACCTGGTTGATGCTCATGTAAAAGCTCTCGCCAACGCACAACCTGGGAAGGTTGGGATCTACAATGTCGGCACTGGAAAAG GTAGTTCAGTGAAGGAATTTGTTGAGGCATGCAAGAAGGCGACAGGGGTGGACATAAAGGTTGATTACCTCGACAGAAGGCCAGGGGACTATGCTAAAGTTTATAGTGATCCTTCCAAGGTAAGGCAAGAGCTGAATTGGACAGCCCACTACACACTTCAAGAGAGCCTGCAGATTGCATGGAGATGGCAAAAATCGCATTTGAATGGCTATGGTCCTTAG